The sequence CATGACCTGTTACAGTCATTTTTTTATAGAACCCTTCGCTAACTAAAACAGATACATGTATCATCGAACTATCCTGCGTTAATTTCAGTTACAACTAACTTAGTATACGGTTGACGATGACCTTGTTTTTTACGTGTTGAACCTTTTTTAGCTTTATACTTGAAGATAGTAATTTTCTTACCTTTTCCATGTTTTTCAACTTTAGCAGTTACAGTAGCACCTTTAACGTATGGAGTACCAACTTTAAGTGTGCGGTTTTTAACAGCAACAACTGTTTCAAAAACAATTTCTTCACCTTCTTGAACATCCAATTTTTCAACGAAAATTGTTTGATCCTTTTCAACTAAAACTTGTTTTCCACCTGTTTCAATAATTGCGTACATAGTACACCT is a genomic window of Erysipelothrix amsterdamensis containing:
- the rplU gene encoding 50S ribosomal protein L21; translation: MYAIIETGGKQVLVEKDQTIFVEKLDVQEGEEIVFETVVAVKNRTLKVGTPYVKGATVTAKVEKHGKGKKITIFKYKAKKGSTRKKQGHRQPYTKLVVTEINAG